The Ranitomeya imitator isolate aRanImi1 chromosome 3, aRanImi1.pri, whole genome shotgun sequence genome has a window encoding:
- the TEKT1 gene encoding tektin-1, with the protein MARLVQLPPKFLPKEWNLANQTQYASAEVQRSRSERLVDESQRLVDEVEKTTQKTQNDVNKKLEQRLDEIEFWKKELDNKLEDTVNDIEQLLAYKTRLEKALESCMEPLSIAQQCLLEREKRVGIDLVHDEVERELIKEVEVIQGVVALLQRTLEQITEQIRLSRSAKYSLEKDLKDKFEALKLDNHCSTLTNNTPDIKYVPSAVTVQGNSVTPTEWEDFSNTNIEKAEKQRNNAVALRALIDSILSETACDMRKQCDTVNFALRRRVAETKDAKNKLEVHLTKVMDEISSQEKNIENLKKAIADKEGPIKVAQTRLETRTLRPNVEHCRDPVQYRLIGEVQEIATNIERLREALNQAEAELKGLIRKQLSLEEEIQVKENTLYIDEVICMQMREAISINNF; encoded by the exons ATGGCCCGGCTTGTCCAACTTCCACCAAAGTTTCTCCCTAAGGAATGGAACCTTGCCAACCAAACCCAGTATGCTAGTGCGGAAGTTCAGAGGTCGAGATCTGAAAGGCTGGTGGACGAAAGTCAGAGACTGGTTGATGAAGTTGAAAAAACAACACAGAAAACGCAAAATGATGTCAACAAGAAACTAG AGCAGAGGCTGGATGAGATCGAGTTTTGGAAGAAGGAGTTGGACAACAAGCTTGAAGACACAGTGAACGATATAGAACAGTTGCTGGCATATAAGACCCGTCTGGAAAAAGCCCTGGAGAGCTGCATGGAACCCCTGTCCATAGCCCAGCAATGTTTATTAGAAAG AGAGAAAAGAGTTGGCATAGATCTGGTTCATGATGAAGTGGAACGAGAGCTTATCAAGGAAGTCGAAGTGATCCAGGGAGTGGTGGCTCTACTGCAGAGGACATTGGAGCAGATCACTGAGCAGATCAG GTTGAGCCGTTCAGCTAAATATTCGCTGGAGAAAGATCTAAAAGACAAGTTTGAAGCCTTGAAATTGGACAATCACTGCAGCACATTAACAAACAACACTCCGGACATCAAATATGTTCCCAGTGCGGTAACCGTTCAGGGAAA CTCAGTTACACCTACAGAATGGGAGGATTTCAGCAATACTAACATCGAAAAAGCTGAAAAGCAGAGGAACAATGCTGTAGCACTGCGGGCTCTGATTGACAGCATCTTATCCGAAACAGCCTGCGATATGCGCAAGCAGTGTGAtactgtcaattttgccttgaggAGACGTGTAGCGGAGACAAAGGACGCAAAAAACAAACTGGAAGTTCACCTGACTAAG GTAATGGATGAGATCAGTTCCCAGGAAAAGAATATAGAAAATCTTAAGAAAGCCATTGCAGATAAAGAAGGCCCTATCAAAGTGGCTCAGACACGTCTAGAAACCAGAACGCTGAGACCTAATGTGGAGCATTGCCGTGACCCTGTACAATACCGACTTATCGGTGAAGTCCAGGAGATTGCTACAAACATTGAGAG ACTTCGAGAGGCTCTGAATCAGGCGGAAGCCGAGCTGAAAGGCCTGATCCGTAAGCAGCTGTCTCTAGAGGAGGAGATCCAAGTGAAGGAAAACACTCTGTACATCGATGAAGTGATCTGTATGCAGATGCGAGAAGCCATCTCCATTAACAACTTCTAG